GACAGACGATATTGTAAAGGCTATCAAAAATAAATGGCAATATTTCATATGTTCAAAGTTAATTTATTTTTGATCAATCATATAGAAATAAATTTGGCTATTATTTCAAAACATTCCCAAGCAGAATCTAGCTAACTTGCTTGTCGGCAGAACAGTGTTTCATCATGGAAGTTGTTGTTATTGATTACTTTTTCTTCCAACACTATCTCTTACCACTGGTAAAGATCCAGACCTAAATCTAGCAATTCTTTTTGTGCTGTAAATGGAGTCCCAAAACTTTTAATGACAGTGTATCAGCATGGTATTTAAAGGAATTAAGCTTCGATTTTGGGAGATTGAGTCATCCTCAATCGAAAATAGATTAAAAAGGATGTGAGTCAATGTTTCGTCTTTCTTTATCAAAATATAATTCTGAAATTTTGATTCCAAATCATTCGTTTATCAATTTAAGGATAATTATCTCAGATTGGTAATAGAATTATATATATTTGGGTTCATTATTATTAATAAATTTTACTCCATAAAAGCCAGTGACAACCAATTTTATAATTTTCAAATAATTATTTATGCTTGATTTAAAAAATGCGCAAATCATCCGGTTAGTTATCTTTTTGTTAGTTTCATTTTTTACTTTTCAAACTTCTATATAGTCATGTGATCCTTGTGCAACTTCTTTTCAGGAAGTCGTTTTGGACACACAAGAAGAGGTAGATAGCTTCCAAAAGACTTTGCCTCCTGATTGCATTGAATTTCTTGGGAAAATAAAAATTATTGGTGATATAACTTCTTTGCGAGGTCTAAGCTTTCTGAAGAGCGTTGGTGAAATAGAGATGTTGCTAACTGACTTTTCTGATTTAGACGGATTACAGAATTTGACAACGATTGAAAGAAATTTTTCAATGAGCGTACAAGATCATGTAGTCAACTTAGAGCAAATGTCTTCTTTGAAATATGTTGGAGGAGATGTATATTTATCCAGGATGACTGTAATCAAAGATATGAATGGATTTAACCGGCTGGAATCAATTAAAGGAAATTTAATTATTTCTGCTGCCGATTCCCTCCAAACGATTTCTGGATTTAATGCTTTGCAAAAAATTTCTGGACAATTGATCATTACCGGCAATCGAAAGTTAAGCCAAATATCAGGATTCAAGCAGTTGGATACAATCGGCAAGCTATTAATCATCAGGGAAAATGATTCTTTAACCGGTTTAATAGGAATGAAATACTTAAGTACCATAGGGGCTGACTTTATTATTGAGTTAAATGGCGCCCTCAGGAATTTGGAAGACTTAAGCAATTTAAAAAATATTGGAGAGAGTATTTCTATCAAGGACAACGCAACTCTAAAAAATGTAAATGGGTTTGAAAAAATTACAAAACTGAATGAAGGTTTATTTGTAAGAAACAATCCTGCATTGGAAAATATAGACCATTTTAAAAATATAGCTGCTATTAAAGCCGGCCTGGAGTTGATCGAAAATCCTAAACTGTATGCTTGCTGTGGTTTGTTTCTTGCAGCTTCTACAAATGCAATTCAGGGAACTATATCAATTTCAGGCAATCAAAATGGATGTAATAGTATTCAGGAAATCATCAATGCAGGAATCGGAAATTGTGATTAACTTTTTTTAATGCCCATAAATTTTTGACTTCTTGAAAATGCTATATCACTTTTAGCTTATTAGCTTTTATCTAAGAAGCCTCTCCAATTCATCTTTCACATTTCCACTCGGTCTTTCCGGATTGTTATTTGCAATCCATCCGTTTTTATCGATGATGTAGTATTTTGGTATGCCCTGCACGTTATAAAGTTTGGAAAACAGGGCCTCGTTTCCTCCTTTCGAATTGAGATGAATCCCTTTGATTCCTTTATCGACAACAGTTTTTTTCCAGGACTCCAAATTTTCATCGATGGATACATTCAAAAACACGATGTCTTTTCCATGCATTTCTTCTTCAAGTTTTTTAGCATAAGGAATTTCTCTGATGCATGGACCACACCAACTGGCCCAGATATCCAGATAGACGACCTTTCCTTTGAAATCGCTCAGCGATACCATATTGCCATTTATATCAGTTAAATTAAATTGCGGGGCGGGTTGACCAATAGCCAATCGTTCCGCATTTTGATAGGCTTTTTCCAGCAGATCTTTATATGGCTTAACTTCTGAAATTTTTAGATATTTTTCATAAATTGCTTTTCCATTCTTTAGATCCCCCAAACGAACTAGTAATTGGTATGCCCAATCGGCAATTAAATATTCTCTGATGTCGCCGTTCATATTTTTATCTATAAATTGTTCTTTCAATTGAACCATTGATTGGCTGCTATCTTTTTTGTGCATGGTGTAAACTTCGCGATCGACATAATATTTGACAAACAATAAATAAGAAATCGCTGGATATGCTTTTGGATTGACGAGTTGGGCATCCTTGAGAAAATCAAAATAATTTGGGCCGACTGATAAGGCTTCTTTTTGGCCATTGAAATACGCATAAAAATCTGGATAATTCATTTTGGATATGAAATGGTCGTAGATCATTTCGGCTTCTTCCAACTCCCTGAATCTTTTAGTATAGGGATCATTTTCAGCAATGTTTGAAAAATGCTTTGTAAAAAATGCTAATTTGGAATGATATACTGAATCTATGTATTTTAGAAATAGATTTTCGGATAACTTATAATGAGTTGGCGGACCACCCGGAAATGTGATCAACTTGCTGGCCAGGTAATTGTTAACCCATTCGCCTTTCCCGGAATGTGTAACCGTTTCATCCATTTTTAGAGCATCCAGCT
The genomic region above belongs to Saprospiraceae bacterium and contains:
- a CDS encoding TlpA family protein disulfide reductase → MKKTILILLSFYCHTCLLAQEVTVYGKILNPTENKVYIGYYQDQIAYERIYADSASLNQDGEFVIKFNWATAAYANFLHGQEYTPLFLSPGDSLKIELDALKMDETVTHSGKGEWVNNYLASKLITFPGGPPTHYKLSENLFLKYIDSVYHSKLAFFTKHFSNIAENDPYTKRFRELEEAEMIYDHFISKMNYPDFYAYFNGQKEALSVGPNYFDFLKDAQLVNPKAYPAISYLLFVKYYVDREVYTMHKKDSSQSMVQLKEQFIDKNMNGDIREYLIADWAYQLLVRLGDLKNGKAIYEKYLKISEVKPYKDLLEKAYQNAERLAIGQPAPQFNLTDINGNMVSLSDFKGKVVYLDIWASWCGPCIREIPYAKKLEEEMHGKDIVFLNVSIDENLESWKKTVVDKGIKGIHLNSKGGNEALFSKLYNVQGIPKYYIIDKNGWIANNNPERPSGNVKDELERLLR